A stretch of Oryza brachyantha chromosome 4, ObraRS2, whole genome shotgun sequence DNA encodes these proteins:
- the LOC102702838 gene encoding 40S ribosomal protein S14-like, translating to MSGRKKTREPKEENVTLGPTVREGELVFGVARIFASFNDTFIHVTDLSGRETLVRITGGMKVKADRDESSPYAAMLAAQDVAQRCKELGITALHIKLRATGGNKTKTPGPGAQSALRALARSGMKIGRIEDVTPVPTDSTRRKGGRRGRRL from the exons ATG TccgggaggaagaagacgcgGGAGCCCAAGGAGGAGAACGTGACGCTCGGCCCCACGGTCCGCGAGGGCGAGCTGGTCTTCGGCGTCGCGCGCATCTTCGCATCATTCAACGACACCTTCATC CATGTGACGGATCTGTCCGGGAGGGAGACGCTCGTCCGCATCACCG GTGGCATGAAGGTCAAAGCTGACCGTGATGAGTCATCCCCTTATGCTGCTATGCTTGCAGCTCAGGATGTTGCACAGAGATGCAAG GAGCTTGGAATTACTGCTCTCCATATTAAGCTCCGTGCTACTGGTGGAAACAAGACAAAAACTCCAGGTCCTGGTGCTCAATCTGCCCTTAGAGCTCTTGCACGTTCTGGCATGAAGATCGGGCGCATTG AGGACGTTACTCCAGTCCCAACTGACAGCACTCGCAGAAAGGGTGGCAGAAGAGGAAGGAGGCTGTAA
- the LOC102702552 gene encoding beta-fructofuranosidase, insoluble isoenzyme 2, with translation MGVLGRVAWAWLVQLLLLQQHAGASHVVYDDLELQATAAAAEGVPHSIVDSQLRTGYHFQPPKNWINDPNAPMYYKGWYHLFYQYNPKGAVWGNIVWAHSVSRDLINWVALKPAIEPSIKGDKYGCWSGSATMMPDGTPVIMYTGVNRPDVNYQVQNVALPRNRSDPLLREWVKPGHNPVIVPEGGINATQFRDPTTAWRGADGHWRLLVGSLAGQSRGVAYVYRSKDFRRWTRVAQPLHSAATGMWECPDFYPVTADGRREGVDTTAVVVDASGGAAARVKYVLKNSLDLRRYDYYTVGTYDRKAERYVPDNADGDEHHLRYDYGNFYASKTFYDPAKRRRILWGWANESDTAADDVAKGWAGIQAIPRKVWLDPSGKQLLQWPIEEVERLRGKKPVILKDRVVKPGEHVEVTGLQTAQADVEVSFEVASLGAAERLDPAMAYDAQRLCSARGADARGGVGPFGLWVLASAGLEEKTAVFFRVFRAARAGGKPVVLMCTDPTKSSRNPNLYQPTFAGFVDTDITNGKISLRSLIDRSVIESFGAGGKACILSRVYPSLAIGKNAHLYVFNNGKAEIKVSQLTAWEMKKPLMNGA, from the exons ATGGGAGTTCTTGGCAGGGTGGCTTGGGCATGGCtggtgcagctgctgctgctccagcAGCACGCCGGAGCGTCGCATGTCGTCTACGACGACCTCGAGCTGCAGGcgactgccgccgccgcggagggcGTGCCGCATTCCATCGTCGACTCGCAGCTCAGGACTGGGTACCATTTCCAGCCACCCAAGAACTGGATCAATG ATCCGAACG CGCCGATGTACTACAAGGGGTGGTACCATCTGTTCTACCAGTACAACCCCAAGGGAGCTGTGTGGGGTAACATCGTGTGGGCGCACTCGGTGTCACGTGACCTCATCAACTGGGTGGCGCTCAAGCCGGCCATCGAGCCTAGCATCAAGGGCGACAAGTATGGCTGCTGGTCGGGCTCGGCGACGATGATGCCCGACGGCACGCCGGTGATCATGTACACCGGCGTCAACCGCCCCGACGTCAACTACCAGGTCCAGAACGTGGCGCTCCCGAGGAACCGGTCGGACCCGCTGCTCCGGGAGTGGGTCAAGCCGGGGCACAACCCGGTGATCGTGCCCGAGGGCGGCATCAACGCCACGCAGTTCCGCGACCCGACCACCGCGTGGCGCGGCGCCGACGGGCACTGGCGGCTGCTCGTCGGCAGCCTCGCGGGGCAGTCCCGCGGAGTGGCGTACGTGTACCGGAGCAAGGACTTCCGGCGGTGGACGCGGGTGGCGCAGCCGCTGCACTCGGCGGCCACGGGGATGTGGGAGTGCCCGGACTTCTACCCGGTCACCGCGGACggacggcgcgagggcgtcgacaccaccgccgtcgtcgtcgacgcctccggcggcgccgccgcgcgcgtcaAGTACGTGCTCAAGAACAGCCTCGACCTGCGCCGGTACGACTACTACACCGTCGGCACGTACGACCGGAAGGCCGAGCGGTACGTGCCGGAcaacgccgacggcgacgagcaccACCTCCGGTACGACTACGGCAACTTCTACGCGTCCAAGACGTTCTACGACCCGGCCAAGCGCCGCCGGATCCTCTGGGGCTGGGCCAACGAGTccgacaccgccgccgacgacgtggCCAAGGGCTGGGCCGGAATCCAG GCTATTCCGAGGAAGGTTTGGCTGGACCCAAGTGGGAAGCAACTGCTGCAGTGGCCAATCGAGGAGGTCGAGAGGCTGAGAGGGAAGAAGCCGGTCATCCTCAAGGACAGGGTGGTGAAGCCAGGGGAACACGTCGAGGTGACTGGGCTACAAACTGCACAG GCTGACGTGGAGGTGAGCTTCGAGGTGGCGAGCCTgggggcggcggagcggcTGGACCCGGCGATGGCGTACGACGCGCAGAGGCTGTGCAGCGCACGGGGCGCCGACGCGAGGGGCGGCGTGGGGCCGTTCGGCCTGTGGGtgctcgcctccgccggcctCGAGGAGAAGACCGCCGTGTTCTTCAGGGTGTTCagggcggcgcgcgccggcggcaaACCCGTCGTGCTCATGTGCACCGACCCCACCAA GTCCTCGCGCAACCCAAACCTGTACCAGCCGACATTTGCAGGTTTTGTTGACACCGACATCACGAACGGGAAGATATCTCTGAGAAGCCTG ATCGACAGGTCCGTTATTGAGAGTTTCGGAGCTGGAGGCAAGGCCTGCATCCTGTCAAGGGTGTACCCGTCGCTGGCCATCGGCAAGAACGCCCACCTTTACGTTTTCAACAATGGCAAGGCGGAGATCAAGGTGTCACAGCTCACCGCGTGGGAGATGAAGAAGCCACTCATGAATGGCGCCTAA
- the LOC102707396 gene encoding beta-fructofuranosidase, insoluble isoenzyme 3: MAALLVLVALLQMTAPAMVRASHVVYPELQSLEAKHVDGTLRTGYHFQPPKHWINDPNGPMYYKGLYHLFYQYNPKGSVWGNIVWAHSVSTDLIDWTALEPGIYPSKTFDAKGCWSGSATLLPSGVPAIMYTGIDPDERQVQNVAYPVNLSDPYLREWYKPDYNPIINPDSGINASAFRDPTTAWYGPDGHWRLLVGSKVNMKGLAVLYRSRDFKKWVKAHHPLHSAHTGMWECPDFFPVAVAGGSRHHRRGVDTAELHDRAVAEEVKYVLKVSLDLTRYEYYTVGQYDHATDRYVPDAKFPDNDYGLRYDYGDFYASKSFYDPAKRRRIVWGWANESDTVPDDRHKGWAGIQAIPRKLWLSPDGKQLVQWPVEEVEALRGKHVNVSDKIIKSGSSMEVSGFKSVQSDVDMAFAIKDLSKAETFDPAWRADAQALCKKLGSDVKGGVGPFGLWVLTSGDLKERTAVFFRVFKANESSHVVLMCNDPTRSSYESKIYRPTFAGFVDVDITKTKKIALRTLIDHSVVESFGARGKTCILTRVYPRKAIGDEAHLFVFNNGETDVKIANLDAWEMKTPKMNAQQ, encoded by the exons ATGGCGGCGTTGCTGGTGCTGGTGGCTCTGCTGCAAATGACGGCACCGGCGATGGTGCGAGCGTCGCACGTCGTCTATCCGGAGCTCCAATCGCTGGAGGCGAAGCATGTCGACGGGACGCTGCGCACCGGGTACCACTTCCAACCACCCAAACACTGGATCAACG ATCCGAACG GTCCGATGTACTACAAGGGCCTATATCACTTGTTCTACCAGTACAACCCCAAGGGCTCGGTGTGGGGCAACATCGTGTGGGCACACTCGGTCTCGACGGACCTGATCGATTGGACGGCGCTGGAACCGGGGATCTACCCGTCCAAGACGTTCGACGCCAAGGGCTGCTGGTCGGGCTCCGCCACCCTGCTGCCCAGCGGCGTGCCGGCCATCATGTACACCGGCATTGACCCCGACGAGCGGCAGGTGCAGAACGTCGCCTACCCGGTGAACCTCTCCGACCCGTACCTCCGCGAGTGGTACAAGCCCGACTACAACCCCATCATCAACCCCGACAGCGGCATCAACGCCAGCGCCTTCCGCGACCCGACCACCGCCTGGTACGGCCCCGACGGCCACTggcgcctcctcgtcggcaGCAAGGTCAACATGAAGGGGCTCGCCGTGCTGTACCGGAGCCGCGACTTCAAGAAGTGGGTCAAGGCGCACCACCCGCTGCACTCGGCGCACACCGGGATGTGGGAGTGCCCGGACTTCTTCCCCGTCGCCGTGGCCGGGGgcagccgccaccaccgccgcggcgtcgacaCCGCCGAGCTGCACGACCGCGCCGTGGCGGAGGAGGTCAAGTACGTGCTCAAGGTGAGCCTCGACCTGACGCGGTACGAGTACTACACCGTCGGCCAGTACGACCACGCCACCGACCGCTACGTCCCCGACGCCAAATTCCCCGACAACGACTACGGCCTCCGCTACGACTACGGCGACTTCTACGCCTCCAAGTCGTTCTACGACCCAGCCAAGCGTCGCCGGATCGTCTGGGGCTGGGCCAACGAGTCCGACACTGTCCCCGACGACCGCCACAAGGGCTGGGCCGGCATTCAG GCCATACCGAGGAAGCTCTGGCTGTCGCCGGACGGGAAGCAGCTGGTCCAGTGGCCGGTGGAGGAGGTCGAGGCGCTGCGAGGCAAGCACGTCAACGTTAGCGACAAGATCATCAAGAGCGGCAGCTCCATGGAGGTCAGCGGCTTCAAGTCCGTGCAG TCGGATGTGGATATGGCGTTCGCGATCAAGGACCTGAGCAAGGCGGAGACGTTCGACCCGGCGTGGCGGGCAGACGCGCAGGCGCTGTGCAAGAAACTCGGCTCGGACGTCAAGGGAGGCGTGGGTCCCTTCGGGCTGTGGGTGCTGACCTCCGGCGACCTCAAGGAGAGGACGGCCGTCTTCTTCAGGGTGTTCAAGGCCAACGAGTCCTCGCATGTCGTCCTCATGTGCAACGATCCTACCAG GTCGTCGTACGAGTCGAAGATATACAGACCGACCTTCGCTGGCTTCGTCGACGTCGACATCACCAAGACCAAGAAAATCGCCCTCCGGACATTG ATCGATCACTCCGTGGTGGAGAGCTTTGGGGCGCGCGGCAAGACGTGCATCCTGACGAGGGTGTACCCGAGGAAGGCCATCGGTGATGAGGCGCACCTCTTCGTCTTCAACAACGGCGAGACGGACGTCAAGATCGCCAATCTGGACGCCTGGGAGATGAAGACCCCCAAGATGAACgcgcagcagtag